Proteins from a single region of Mytilus trossulus isolate FHL-02 chromosome 2, PNRI_Mtr1.1.1.hap1, whole genome shotgun sequence:
- the LOC134706852 gene encoding large ribosomal subunit protein eL27-like, with the protein MKVLKSLKFLNSSAYYGTSTLSPTTTQNLYLTSSRTRFERSFLFRPLPKAMGKFMKTGKVVLVLNGRFAGRKAVIVKNYDEGTTEKPYGHALVAGIDRYPRKITKSMGKKKQKDRSKLKSFLKIYNFNHLMPTRYSVDVNLDKATVNKDAFRDPALKRKARKDAKAKFEEKYKTGKNRWFFQKLRF; encoded by the exons ATGAAAGTactgaaatctttaaaatttttgaattcgTCTGCTTATTACGGAACATCTACGTTGTCACCTACTACAACCCAGAATTTATATTTAACCTCGTCGAGGACGAGATTTGAACGTTCTTTTCTTTTTCGGCCATTACCCAAAG CCATGGGCAAATTTATGAAAACAGGCAAGGTAGTTCTTGTGCTGAATGGCCGATTTGCAGGTCGTAAAGCGGTCATAGTAAAG AATTATGATGAAGGTACAACAGAAAAACCCTATGGCCATGCACTTGTTGCTGGAATCGACAGATACCCCAGAAAGATCACAAAAAGTATgggaaaaaagaaacaaaaggaCAGATCTAAACTTAAGAGTTTCCTCAAGATATACAATTTCAACCATCTGATGCCAACAAG ATACTCTGTTGATGTTAACTTAGACAAAGCTACAGTAAACAAAGATGCTTTCAGAGACCCAGCTCTGAAAAGGAAAGCAAGAAAAGATGCTAAAGCTAAATTTGAAGAAAA atacaAGACAGGAAAAAACAGATGGTTCTTCCAGAAGTTACGATTCTAA